A segment of the Actinomyces sp. oral taxon 171 str. F0337 genome:
AGGGCCCCAGGACGCACCTTGGGGGTGCTCCTGGGCGCTTACCGTACGAACGCGCGGACAGTGGCGGAGAGCTCGGCTCACATGACGCCGAGGATCTCCGTGACGAAGACGAGGGTGTCGCCGCCGCGGATGCCGGCCTGCGGGACGCCGCGGTCGCCGTAGCCGAGCTCGGAGGGGATGGACAGCAGCAGGCGCGAGCCGACGCGCTGGCCCACGAGGCCGTCGTCCCAGCCGCGGATGACCATGCCGACGCCGACCTGGAAGTTCAGCGGCTGGCCGCGGTCGTAGGAGTTGTCGAAGACGTCGCCGCCCCAGATCTGGCCCAGGTAGTTGGCCACGATCGTGTCGCCGGCCTCGACCACCTGACCGTCGCCGGCGTCGAGCACCTGGACCTGGAGCCCCTCGGGGGCCTCGGGCCCGGGGAAGGTGAGCGTGGGCTTCGTGCCCTTGGCGCCCTCGACGGAGGGCATGTTGGTGTTGATCATGCTGCGAGCCTACGCGAGGGCCCCGGTTTGACGCCGCAGCAGGCCTCGGCCCAGCGCGAACCCGGCGAGCACGCAGCTGGGGCCGGGACGCATCAGCTGCGTCCCGGCCCCAGCCGAGGTGGTGGTATGAGGCCGGTTCGGACGCACCGGTCCCGGCCCTGCGCCGTGAGCTCAGTCGCGGAAGTAGCTCAGCAGGCGCAGGAACTCCACGTAGAGCCACACGATGGTGACGACCAGGCCGAAGGCCCCCGCCCAGGCGTAACGCTGGGGCAGCCCGTTACGGACCCCGTTCTCAATGGACTCGAAGTCGATCGCCAGGAAGAAGGAGGCCAGGATGACCGCGAGGATCCCCAGCGGAATGCCCAGGGGGATCCCCATGATGGTCAGGGAGCGCAGGCCCCAGGCGCCGGTGGCCGCACCGGTCATCACGAGGGCGAAGTTGATGAGGCTGAAGATCATGTAGCCGAGGGTGGCCACGACCACCACCCGCCGGAACCTGCCCTGGACCCGGAAGCCTCCGAAGGAGTAGGCCGCGAGCATGACGCCGAAGGTGGCCAGTGTTGCGAGCACAGCCTGAACGACGATGCCCTCGTAGCGGGCCTCCATGACGCCGGAGAAGCCGCCCAGCATCAGTCCCTCGAAGGCCGCGTAGGCCAGGATGAGTGGCGCGGAGGGCTCCCGCTTGAAGCTGTTGACCAGGCCGAGGACGAAGCTGCCGATGACACCGGCGAACATCGCCAGGATGCCCAGCCCTATAGTCCCCTCATCAGTGCTGGTCACCAGGCTCCAGGACAGGGCGCCCGTGACCAGGATGACGCCGAACATGCCGGCGGTGCGGATGATGACGTCGTCGTAGGTCATGCGGCGCATGTCCGCGTTGGTGGCCGACGGCGCCTGGTACTGGGCCTCCAGGCCGGCCATCTGCTCGGGACTCACCTGGCCGTAGCCGGCCGTCTGCTGACCGTACTGGTTGCTGTACGGGTTGGCAGTCTGGCCGTACTGCCCGTACTGCTGACCGTAGCCGGTCGCCTGCTGGCCGTACTGGCCAGCCTGGTAGCCGGGCATCGTGGGGTAGCCGTTGGGCGTCTGAGCCGGGACGGTGCCGGGTGCCGGGCTACCGGCCTTGAAGGCGGCGCTTCGGCTGAAGAAGGGATTGGACATGTTCCTCTCATCCTCTCTGAGGGGGCTGGGACCGTCGGCCCAGGAGAGGCCGCCGCTCGCAGTCCGGTCCGGCCGTTGACAGCCGGTACCAGAATCTGCGCACATTATGCGCATCCCCAGCACGGTCAGGGGAACCCATTTCCCTCACAACGTAGCCCTCAGGGGAGAGCTCCCCACCCGTGCACCGAGCGCCGACGCCACCTCGGCGGCCTCCAGCGGCTCCGTCGACCGATCGGTTCTCATCCTCCAGGAGGACCCTCCTCCCCCTGGCGGACCCGCACCGGCCGCTCCCAGGTTCGTTACCTCGGCCGATTCACCGACGACGGCGCGCTCCTAGGCTGGAGCCATCCGGTTGCTCCTTGAGAGAAGCCCCCGAAAGAACCACGGCGACCCACCCATCCACGCCTTCACCAGAGGCCTACGTCGAAGAGAGAACATCATGATCGAGGCAGTCAATCTCACCAAGCGTTACGGCAGCAAGACCGCGGTGGACAACATCTCCTTCACCGTCGAGCCCGGCACCGTCACCGGCTTCCTGGGCCCCAACGGGGCGGGCAAGTCCACCACGATGCGTATGATCATGGGCCTGGACAAGCCCACCGGCGGCAAGGTCACGATCAACGGGCGCCCCTACCGGGACCTGTCGGCCCCCCTGTGCGAGGTCGGTGCCCTGCTGGACGCCAAGGGCCTGCACGGCTCACGCAGCGCCCGCAGCCACCTGCGCCAGCTGGCCGCCTCCAACGGCATCCCCGCCAAGCGTGTCGACGAGGTCCTGGAAATCACCGGCCTGACCTCCGTGGCTAAGAAGCGCGTCAAGGGCTTCTCCCTGGGCATGGGCCAGCGCCTGGGCATCGCGGCAGCCCTGCTGGGCGACCCCGGCGTGCTCCTGTTCGACGAGCCCGTCAACGGCCTGGACCCCGAGGGCGTCAAGTGGGTGCGTGAGACCTGCCGCCGCCTGGCCGGCGAGGGCCGCACCGTATTCATCTCCTCCCATCTCATGAGCGAGATGGCCCAGACCGCCGACCACCTCCTGGTCATCGGCCGCGGCCGGATCCTGACGGCCGGACCTGTCGACGACATCATCGCCTCGGCCACCACCGACCGAGTGCGCGTGGCCTCCCCTCAGGCCACCCAGCTCGCCGAGCTCATGGCCTCCCGCAACCTGGCCGCCCAGCCCGTGTCCCCCAACGTCCTGGAGACCACCGCCACCACCGCCGCCACCATCGGTGAGCTGGCCGCCCAGGGCGGCATCGTCCTGCACGAGCTCACCACCATCCACGCCAGCCTCGAAGAGGCCTACATGACCCTGACCAGCGACTCCGTGGAGTACCGCACCGACCCCGCGTCCCAGGCCCAGATGCAGCAGGCCCAGATGCGCCAGGCCGCACCGCAGGGCTCCGCCCGGGGCTGAGGCCCACGTCCTCGGCCGCACCGCGCCCGTCATCAGCAGCTCCATCCGTCTCACTTCCGGAAGGCTCAGCCATGAGTACCCACGTTCCAGCACACGCCTCTGCCGCCCCCACAGCCCAGGCCCCGGCGCGCACCGCCGTCGGGACCGCCCCCTCAAGCTCCACCCCGCGCCCAGCCGGCCCACGCATCCAGGGCCGCCAGACCATCCTTCGCTCCGTGCGTGCGGAGTGGATCAAGTTCTGGTCCCTGCGCTCGACGTGGATCACCTCCTTCATCACCATCGCCCTGACCGTCCTGTTCGGCGCCGGCCTCACCGCCGCCCTCGGACAGTCCGAGCACTACCAGGACACGGCCAAGAACATGATCACCTCCGGTCTGACATTCGGGCAGGTCGTGGTCGCGGTCCTAGGGGCCCTCATCATCACCGGGGAGTACTCCTCGGGACAGATCCGTTCCTCCTTGACGGCAATCCCACATCGCGGCCGCCTGCTACTGGCCAAGGCCGTGGTCCTCAGCGTTGTCGCCTTCCTGCTGGGCTCGGTGTCCGTGTTCCTGTCCTGGGCGATCTCCAAGCCCTTCATCGGTGAGCACGCCGGTTCACTCACCGACTCGCACTACGCCGGCCACATCTGGGGCTCGGGCTTGGTCTTCGCCGTCATCGCCCTGATGGCCCTGGGGCTCGGCTTCCTGCTGCGCTCCACCGCCGGCACCATCACCGTGATCGTCTCCCTCCTGTTCATCATCTCCACTCCCCTCCAGATCGCGGCCAGCAAGTGGGACTGGATCTACAAGATCATCGGCTGCCTGCCAAGCACCGTCTCCGAGGCCGTCTCCGACCCGTTCCAGCGCACGACCGAGTGGGGCGGACAGGGCGCCCAGTTCCTCACCCACGGTCAGGCCATCGCGGTCTTCGCCGCCTGGGTACTCATCCCGCTCATCGTCGCCTGGTTCGTCTTCTCCCGGCGCGACGCCTGAGACGGCGGGTACCCCACCATCAGCCGGAGGTGAAGACCCATGTCATCCCCCACGCCTCCTCATGCTTCCTCCCCCACCTCGCCCCGAGACGACACTGGTGCCCCGCCCGCCTCCTCAGCGGCCGACGCCCCCGGCGCTACAGCCGCGTCGGCCGCGAAGGGTCGGGCGGGCACCGGATTGCCCGCGGCGCTGAGCAACCCCGCTCTCCTGCGGACCCTCATCCGTTCCGTGCCGACGACGGCCTCCCCCGATCCCACGATCCCCGCCCCCGACAACGGCAGGACGAGTCCCACTCCTCGGGAACGGGTCTCCCAGCCGCACAAGTCGACGTCGATCACGACCCCGTGGAATGACACACTGACCCCTATGTCCAGTCAGCTGCCAGCCCCTGAGCCCGGCCGTCCAGCCGCCGACATACCCACAGACGACGA
Coding sequences within it:
- a CDS encoding FKBP-type peptidyl-prolyl cis-trans isomerase, producing MINTNMPSVEGAKGTKPTLTFPGPEAPEGLQVQVLDAGDGQVVEAGDTIVANYLGQIWGGDVFDNSYDRGQPLNFQVGVGMVIRGWDDGLVGQRVGSRLLLSIPSELGYGDRGVPQAGIRGGDTLVFVTEILGVM
- a CDS encoding Bax inhibitor-1/YccA family membrane protein, translated to MSNPFFSRSAAFKAGSPAPGTVPAQTPNGYPTMPGYQAGQYGQQATGYGQQYGQYGQTANPYSNQYGQQTAGYGQVSPEQMAGLEAQYQAPSATNADMRRMTYDDVIIRTAGMFGVILVTGALSWSLVTSTDEGTIGLGILAMFAGVIGSFVLGLVNSFKREPSAPLILAYAAFEGLMLGGFSGVMEARYEGIVVQAVLATLATFGVMLAAYSFGGFRVQGRFRRVVVVATLGYMIFSLINFALVMTGAATGAWGLRSLTIMGIPLGIPLGILAVILASFFLAIDFESIENGVRNGLPQRYAWAGAFGLVVTIVWLYVEFLRLLSYFRD
- a CDS encoding ABC transporter ATP-binding protein — encoded protein: MIEAVNLTKRYGSKTAVDNISFTVEPGTVTGFLGPNGAGKSTTMRMIMGLDKPTGGKVTINGRPYRDLSAPLCEVGALLDAKGLHGSRSARSHLRQLAASNGIPAKRVDEVLEITGLTSVAKKRVKGFSLGMGQRLGIAAALLGDPGVLLFDEPVNGLDPEGVKWVRETCRRLAGEGRTVFISSHLMSEMAQTADHLLVIGRGRILTAGPVDDIIASATTDRVRVASPQATQLAELMASRNLAAQPVSPNVLETTATTAATIGELAAQGGIVLHELTTIHASLEEAYMTLTSDSVEYRTDPASQAQMQQAQMRQAAPQGSARG
- a CDS encoding ABC transporter permease, translating into MSTHVPAHASAAPTAQAPARTAVGTAPSSSTPRPAGPRIQGRQTILRSVRAEWIKFWSLRSTWITSFITIALTVLFGAGLTAALGQSEHYQDTAKNMITSGLTFGQVVVAVLGALIITGEYSSGQIRSSLTAIPHRGRLLLAKAVVLSVVAFLLGSVSVFLSWAISKPFIGEHAGSLTDSHYAGHIWGSGLVFAVIALMALGLGFLLRSTAGTITVIVSLLFIISTPLQIAASKWDWIYKIIGCLPSTVSEAVSDPFQRTTEWGGQGAQFLTHGQAIAVFAAWVLIPLIVAWFVFSRRDA